Proteins encoded by one window of Halomonas sp. Bachu 37:
- a CDS encoding glucose 1-dehydrogenase, translated as MDTSGQTQARQPGKEYKMSPEPDYRPRYPGSGRLEGKTALITGGDSGIGRATAVLFAREGANVVIHYKDEHDDAETTLTLMRDEGHEGVALNGDIGNKAEAERVVNEAIKRFGRLDVVVNNAGEQHAQDNVTDIPEEQIRRTFDTNLFGQFFVVQAALPHLQAGASIINVTSVTAFRGQDLLVDYSSTKGAILSLTRALASKLAGDGIRVNAVAPGPIWTPLIPASFPEEKVAEFGKHSPLGRPGQPNEVASCMLFLACEDASYMSGQTLHPNGGDIVGG; from the coding sequence ATGGATACGTCAGGTCAGACCCAAGCCCGCCAACCAGGAAAGGAGTACAAGATGTCGCCGGAGCCGGACTATCGCCCGCGCTATCCCGGCTCGGGCCGGCTCGAGGGTAAAACCGCGCTGATCACCGGCGGCGACAGCGGTATCGGCCGTGCCACCGCCGTACTGTTCGCCCGTGAAGGTGCCAACGTCGTCATTCACTACAAGGATGAGCACGACGATGCCGAAACCACACTGACCTTGATGCGCGACGAGGGCCACGAAGGTGTTGCACTCAATGGCGATATCGGCAACAAGGCGGAAGCCGAGCGAGTGGTAAACGAAGCAATCAAACGCTTCGGCAGGCTCGATGTGGTGGTCAACAACGCCGGCGAGCAGCACGCCCAGGATAACGTCACCGACATTCCCGAAGAGCAGATCCGGCGTACCTTCGATACCAACCTGTTCGGTCAGTTCTTCGTGGTCCAGGCGGCCCTGCCCCACTTGCAGGCCGGTGCGTCGATCATCAACGTAACGTCCGTCACCGCCTTCCGTGGCCAGGACCTGCTGGTGGATTACTCCTCTACCAAAGGCGCCATCCTGTCGCTGACTCGAGCACTTGCCAGCAAGCTGGCGGGAGATGGCATTCGGGTCAATGCCGTGGCACCCGGGCCCATCTGGACGCCGTTGATTCCCGCCTCGTTCCCCGAGGAGAAAGTGGCCGAATTCGGCAAGCACTCGCCGCTGGGACGCCCCGGCCAGCCCAATGAAGTTGCCTCTTGCATGCTGTTTCTGGCCTGCGAGGACGCCTCCTACATGAGCGGCCAGACCCTTCACCCCAACGGCGGCGATATCGTCGGCGGCTAG
- a CDS encoding tellurite resistance TerB family protein: MNASKILQQLMQQAGSGQKGSGVDVKGILDGLSKQLGGSNEKQGDDASGGFDMKSLLGGSAMGLLVGSKRGRKMGGKALKYGAIAGVGMLAWKAWQSSQATKNESTADNGEGERVEVLNGEYQERRSLELLQAMIMAARADGHIDEQEQALITQQIDALGADQEMHDWVERQLKAPLDAQALAREADSPQAAREMYLISVAVTDEQNPMERAWLDQLATALKLDKDVTKELERQAIAAG, from the coding sequence ATGAACGCAAGCAAGATTCTTCAGCAACTGATGCAGCAAGCCGGTAGCGGACAGAAGGGCAGCGGTGTGGACGTCAAAGGGATTCTGGATGGCCTTTCCAAACAGCTGGGCGGTAGCAACGAGAAGCAAGGCGATGACGCCTCCGGCGGCTTTGACATGAAAAGCCTGCTCGGCGGAAGTGCCATGGGCTTGCTGGTTGGCTCCAAGCGTGGTCGCAAGATGGGCGGCAAAGCGCTCAAGTATGGCGCTATCGCGGGTGTCGGCATGCTGGCGTGGAAAGCCTGGCAGAGTTCTCAGGCCACCAAGAACGAGTCGACCGCGGATAATGGCGAGGGCGAGCGGGTCGAGGTACTGAACGGCGAGTACCAGGAGCGGCGCAGCCTGGAGCTGCTCCAGGCGATGATCATGGCCGCCCGTGCCGATGGGCACATCGACGAACAGGAGCAGGCGCTGATCACCCAGCAGATCGACGCGCTGGGCGCCGACCAGGAGATGCACGACTGGGTCGAGCGGCAGCTGAAGGCGCCGCTGGATGCCCAGGCGCTGGCCCGGGAAGCGGATTCTCCCCAGGCGGCACGCGAGATGTATCTGATCAGCGTGGCGGTGACCGACGAGCAGAACCCCATGGAGCGCGCTTGGCTCGATCAGCTGGCGACCGCCTTGAAGCTGGACAAGGACGTCACCAAGGAGCTGGAGCGTCAGGCGATTGCCGCTGGCTGA